From the Gouania willdenowi chromosome 19, fGouWil2.1, whole genome shotgun sequence genome, one window contains:
- the LOC114481885 gene encoding forkhead box protein J1-B-like yields MTTQRIFRLLVVHWSTPAPIDDSLTSLDWLQNFSIFSSDPEGPSGPGCPSSQEKLFLRRLGTDFPSSPAAGDTAATGMLGYLGSPVTSGSDSTVGPLLSWYPCIPMQPIPLVEVDYKTNLKVKPPYSQASLICMAMQASKQPKITLSTIYKWITENFCYYTHAEPSWKNSIRHILSHNKCFRKVPKQKDEPGKGGFWQIDPEYADMFVNGIFKPKIRIQKRNKGFQGCQETVSTSANEGVSPDPKPLLSKNNRSTTKSTKTPLLATKPDSMRRDILAAALDDVLWAEVTVDTVTVPPTFGFGLSEDITATCDHPPPTTLTVL; encoded by the exons atgacgacccagAGAATCTTCCGTCTATT ggTTGTGCATTGGTCCACACCTGCCCCCATTGATGACAGCCTGACCAGCCTCGACTGGCTCCAGAACTTCTCCATCTTCAGCTCAGACCCGGAGGGGCCCAGCGGCCCCGGGTGTCCCTCCTCCCAGGAGAAGCTCTTCCTCAGACGCCTTGGCACCGACTTTCCGTCCAGCCCCGCCGCAGGAGACACCGCAGCCACCGGGATGCTTGGGTACCTCGGCAGCCCTGTCACTTCCGGCAGCGACTCCACCGTTGGTCCCCTGTTGTCCTGGTACCCTTGCATCCCAATGCAGCCTATCCCTCTGGTGGAGGTGGACTACAAGACCAACCTCAAAGTCAAACCACCTTATTcccaggcctctctcatctgcATGGCCATGCAGGCCAGCAAACAGCCCAAAATCACTTTGTCCACCATCTATAAGTGGATAACAGAGAACTTCTGCTACTACACACACGCAGAGCCCAGCTGGAAG AACTCTATTCGTCACATCTTGTCCCACAACAAGTGCTTCAGGAAGGTCCCTAAACAAAAAGACGAGCCCGGGAAGGGTGGTTTCTGGCAGATCGACCCGGAGTATGCAGACATGTTTGTCAATGGCATCTTCAAACCCAAGATCAGAATACAGAAGAGGAACAAAGGTTTTCAGGGCTGTCAGGAAACTGTAAGCACTTCTGCTAATGAAGGTGTGAGTCCTGACCCGAAGCCCCTGTTgtccaaaaacaacagaagtaCCACCAAGTCTACAAAGACACCGCTGCTAGCCACTAAACCAGACTCCATGAGGAGAGACATTCTTGCAGCAGCGTTGGATGATGTTCTCTGGGCAGAGGTCACAGTGGACACAGTGACCGTACCCCCAACCTTTGGCTTTGGTCTGAGTGAGGACATCACAGCTACATGTGACCATCCACCACCAACAACACTGACTGTCCTATAA
- the LOC114481886 gene encoding forkhead box protein J1-B-like yields the protein MSAVIKLKHLQSQTRMPVLPMPRAKRFKADRLEMYPENQIQGSTPAPIDDSLKSLDWLQNFSIFSSDPEGPSGPGCPSSQEKLFLRRLGTDFPSSPAAGDTAATGMLRYLGSPVTSGSDSTVGPLLSWYPCIPMQPIPLVEVDYKTNLKVKPPYSQASLICMAMQASKQPKITLSTIYKWITENFCYYTHAEPSWKNSIRHILSHNKCFRMVPKQKDEPGKGGFWQIDPEYADMFVNGIFKPKIRIQKRNKCFQGCQETVSTSANEGVSPDPKPLLSKNNRSTTKSTKTPLLATKPDSMRRDILAAALDDVLWAEVTVDTVTVPPTFGFCLSEDITATCDHPPPTTLTVL from the exons atgtcagcAGTGATCAAG TTGAAGCATCTTCAGTCTCAAACCAGGATGCCGGTCTTGCCAATGCCTCGAGCCAAAAGGTTTAAGGCGGACAGGTTGGAGATGTACCCGGAGAATCAGATCCAAGGGTCCACACCTGCCCCCATTGATGACAGCCTGAAAAGCCTCGACTGGCTCCAGAACTTCTCCATCTTCAGCTCAGACCCGGAGGGGCCCAGCGGCCCCGGGTGTCCCTCCTCTCAGGAGAAGCTCTTCCTCAGACGCCTTGGCACCGACTTTCCGTCCAGCCCCGCCGCAGGAGACACCGCAGCCACCGGGATGCTTCGGTACCTCGGCAGCCCTGTCACTTCGGGCAGCGACTCCACCGTTGGTCCCCTGTTGTCCTGGTACCCTTGCATCCCAATGCAGCCTATCCCTCTGGTGGAGGTGGACTACAAGACCAACCTCAAAGTCAAACCGCCTTATTcccaggcctctctcatctgcATGGCCATGCAGGCCAGCAAACAGCCCAAAATCACTTTGTCCACCATCTATAAGTGGATAACAGAGAACTTCTGCTACTACACACACGCAGAGCCCAGCTGGAAG AACTCTATTCGTCACATCTTGTCCCACAACAAGTGCTTCAGGATGGTCCCTAAACAAAAAGACGAGCCCGGGAAGGGTGGTTTCTGGCAGATTGACCCGGAGTATGCAGACATGTTTGTCAATGGCATCTTCAAACCCAAGATCAGAATACAGAAGAGGAACAAATGTTTTCAGGGCTGTCAGGAAACTGTAAGCACTTCTGCTAATGAAGGTGTGAGTCCTGACCCGAAGCCCCTGTTgtccaaaaacaacagaagtaCCACCAAGTCTACAAAGACACCGCTGCTAGCCACTAAACCAGACTCCATGAGGAGAGACATTCTTGCAGCAGCGTTGGATGATGTTCTCTGGGCAGAGGTCACAGTGGACACAGTGACCGTACCCCCAACCTTTGGCTTTTGTCTGAGTGAGGACATCACAGCTACATGTGACCATCCACCACCAACAACACTGACTGTCCTATAA